Genomic window (Roseivirga sp. 4D4):
GCGATTGAGTATTTTCTGGTGCCCAATATGTACGCCATCAAAAGTACCAGCGGTTACAACTGCGTTTTCAATTTCATTAATCTTTTCTGTACCGAGGTGGATTTTCATCGCTTATGAAAGCTCTTTTAATAGCGTTACCAATTCTTCTAAATCGTAGGCCTTGTCAACATTGAAATCACCAATTCTGGTTCTGCGAAGACTACTTAAATGTGCTCCGACTCCCAATTGTTCTCCAAAATCATTCGCAAGGCTTCTAATATAGGTACCCTTACTACAGACCACACGAAAGTCTATGATGGGCAAATCTACTTTTGTCAATTCAAATTCCGAAATGATTACGCTTCTTGTTTTCCGAGCAATGGTTTCTCCTTTACGGGCCAACTCATATAGTCTCTTGCCATCTACTTTGATAGCCGAATGCATAGGAGGGGTCTGTTCAATCTGCCCAACGAACTTCTTCCGAGCTTCTTCTAAATGATATTTCGTGATGTGATTAATCTCCACTGGATGGGTTGGCTCACTTTCCAAGTCATATGTCGGTGTAGTCTGGCCGATCGTGAACGTGCCGGTATATTCTTTTTCCTCAGCCATAAATGACTCAATGGACTTTGTCTTTTTACCGGTGCATAAAATGAGTAAGCCAGTTGCCAGTGGATCGAGGGTTCCTGCATGACCTACTTTCTTGATTCTAATCAGATTCCTGATTTTTTTAACAACATCGAAGGAAGTCCACTCTAAAGGTTTATCGATCAATACAACCTGGCCTGCCAGAAAGTTTTCCTGTTTGCTAAGATTGGCGTCGAGTTGAAGCATTTATACTAATGTATAGATTATGGCAGCTAGTCCTACTATGTAACAATAGAAAGAGAAGTACTTCAGTTGGCTTTTTCTGACCAAGCCGATCATCCATTGGCAAGCAAGCAAGCCTGCAATAAATGCGGCTATGAAGCCGACTATAAGCAGTGAGGTTTTCGTTTGACTTTCCATTAAATCACCACTGGCAATGTCTTTTACCATTTTACCTAAAATCAGTGGTACAACCATCAGGAATGAGAACCTGGCGGCCTTTTGTCTATCAACCCCTAATAGAACAGAGGTGGAAATTGTAGCACCAGACCTGGAAATACCCGGGAGTATGGCTATAGCCTGAGCAATTCCAATAACCAAAGCATTTGGAAGAGAAACATTTTTAAGGGTGTTCTTAGCCTTATCTGTTAAGAAGAGGAGGGTGCCTGTCACGAGGAGCATAAGGCCAACAAGAAGAATTTGTCCACCAAAAAGCTGTTCAATTTCTTCCTCAAACAAAACACCTACCACTGCCGCAGGAATCATCGAGATGACAATCTTCAATGAGTATTGGAACTGCTCATTATTCTTGAACTGGAAGAGTCCACTCAGAAGCTCGATAATGTCCTTTCTGAAAATAACGATGGTACTTAATGCGGTGGCTGCGTGAAGCACTACCGTCATCATTAAACTTTCTTCTGGTACACTGTTGTCTCCCAAAATGGTCTTGGTGAGTTCTAGGTGACCGCTACTGCTGACCGGTAAAAACTCAGTAAGCCCTTGAACAATGCCAAGGACAATCGCTTCGATAAGACTCATGTATTATTTCGACTTTTTGAAAATGGCGAAGAACTCTATGATGAAGCCTGCCACAATTATGATTGGACCTAAGGTTAAGCCCAGAAAGCCCTGGCCGTGCTGGGTGCTGTCCAGAGACATTACAATAAAACCCAATAGCAGTACACCCAATCCAATGAGCATCCATTTATAGTTTTCCTTGCCGAAAGCGAAGTTGTTTTTCTTCTCTGTCATAGTATTAATAGAGTTCGTCTAAAGACATTTTCAAATATTTGTTCATTGCCTTTAGGGTGCTAAAATAGGCAATTACTGCTCCTAGAACTATAAGTAGCCCATAAAGTGCAAAGACTAGTTCTTGCTGTTGTAGTTCTTCAAGCCCCTTAATCTCACTATTCGCAAACTGTTTAAGTCCATATAGCAGGCCAGAAGCGATCAGCCCTGCGAGAGCCCCGTGTAACAAAGATCGCTTAAGAAAGGGGGTGCGAATAAAGCTGCTTTTGGCACCCACCAGCTGCATGCTTCGAATCAGAAAGCGTTGAGAGAACAGTGCAAGCTTGATGGCATTATTGATTAAAAGCAAAACTACGACCACCAAAATAAGCGCTATACCGATGAGAATGACACTGAGCTTCGTCAAGTTTTCATTGATGGAATCAGCAAGGTTTTCAACATAAGTGACTTCATATACGCCACTGATACTTTCTATTTGATCCTGAACACTTTGTAATTGTTCATTGGATTGGTAGGTCTCATTGACTTTGATGGTTAAAGCGTCTCTCAAAGGGTTTTTGCCAAGGAATTCTGTGAAGTCTTCACCTGTGTCTTCTATAAATTGTTGAGCGGCCTCTTCCTTAGAGATGAAGGTTAATTCGGGTTTACCTTCTGTGACGAGAATGTAGTCGCTTGAGGTGATTTCTCTTTCTATTCTGGTTCTTTGATTTGAAGAAATGTCCTTATTGAGATAAACCTGAAGTTCTATATTCTCCTTTATTACACTTGTTAGTTTATTGGCTTGAAGTATGAGTGTGCCAAAAAGACCGATGACAAACAGCGCCAAAGCAGCGCTAAAAACAACACTTACATAATGGTAAGAGCCTAATTTCTTTTTGCGCTTATATTTCTTCGAATCCTTAGCCAATCGTCTGATTTTCGATCAAAAATAGTATTAATTCACTAGTTAAACTTCGGCTGAAGGTTAATATTATTTAAGGTCAGTTGATTTTAATCACCTTGCTTTCGGCTATGCCGAATACACAATCAGTTTTTTCGATATTTATTTTTGCTGTACCTGTAAAGTTTCCAAAAGCAGGCAGAATGCCATTTTGTTCTCCAAAGTAATAACAAGGTATTCTTACCGATTGCCGAGCCTTACCTCGAAGCCTTACGGCTGGGTGAATATGCCCAGCTATATTATAAAGCGCATGGTCTTCGGGAATATGGGTAAAATTAAAAGGGTGAATATCTAGGCTTTCCAATACCTCAAGGTTGTCGATTCGGTAGTTCGAGAACTCAAGCACATCATGGTTTCCTAAGATCAATTTAAAGTTTAGTGGTGCTTTGGATTTGAGCCATCGTTTAAATATCTCCCAGCCTTGATTATGGTTGCTGTGAAATAGGTCGCCAAGCAGTATAACTTCTTGAGGCTTATGGTTTTCAATAAGTTTGTCCAGAGTGAGTATATCTTTCGAGTGAACCAAATCACTTACGGGTATACCGGACTTACGAAAGTGCCCTGCCTTTCCCAAGTGAAGATCGGCAATGATTAATAACTTTTTTTCTTCCCAGAAAAGTGCTTTTTCAGGTAGAAGGTATAATGTTTGCTGCCTTAATTTGTGTTTAATCATTCCAACAATTAAAAGCGCTTTGAGTTAATGAAAATAACCTCAAAGCGGAGATCAAATATAAGCTAGCATACGTATGAAATTTCAACTACTCATTTTTCTTTTTAGCTCAATAATTTCAACGAATAACTTCCAAAATCCTGGAGATGATGTCCTGGGTATTTGGGAAACCGATGATGGGAAGGCCAAGATTGAAATCTACAAAGCCTCGGGTAAGTATTCTGGAAAAATCGTTTGGTTAAAGGAACCTAAGAACGAAAAAGGAGAGATTAAGCTTGATAAGGAAAATCCAGACAAGGAATTGCGCAGTAGACCAATTATGGGAATTAACCTCGTGAGGGACTTTACTTTCGATGGTGATGATCGTTGGGAGGGAGGAAAAATATATGATCCTGAGAACGGTAAGACTTACTCATGCTACATGAAACTGAGGAAAGGGAAGTTACAGGTGAGGGGATATATCGGCTTAACCATGTTCGGGAGAACCGTCACTTGGACTCGCTCATCTTTATAGTGTTATCCTTTTCGGTGCATTATGAAGAGGATTACCGAAATTACTACTGAGGCCAGCGCGGTGAAAATGACCAGCAGTAGCGCCAAGAGCATTGAGTCAGCATCCAGTTGTAAATTCTCATTATACATCAGGTAATAAAAACTGATAAAGAAGAGTATCACAGATATAGTAAGGGCGACTTTGAGAAAATTAGAAAAGGTCTTCTTCATGAGCACTATTTCGCTTTGTCCTCAATGATTTGCTTCAACTCATCCGACCAGAGAATTCTGTAATGTCCCATTCCTGATAGTTCAATCATCTCGGCATTGGGCAATTGTTCGTGTACTTGCTTGCTACTCGCAATGGGTAAAATTTTATCATCCACGGAATGTATAATACTGATTTGATTCACGTTGGAAATTTGAGCGCAATATTTCTC
Coding sequences:
- the truB gene encoding tRNA pseudouridine(55) synthase TruB, producing the protein MLQLDANLSKQENFLAGQVVLIDKPLEWTSFDVVKKIRNLIRIKKVGHAGTLDPLATGLLILCTGKKTKSIESFMAEEKEYTGTFTIGQTTPTYDLESEPTHPVEINHITKYHLEEARKKFVGQIEQTPPMHSAIKVDGKRLYELARKGETIARKTRSVIISEFELTKVDLPIIDFRVVCSKGTYIRSLANDFGEQLGVGAHLSSLRRTRIGDFNVDKAYDLEELVTLLKELS
- a CDS encoding undecaprenyl-diphosphate phosphatase; the encoded protein is MSLIEAIVLGIVQGLTEFLPVSSSGHLELTKTILGDNSVPEESLMMTVVLHAATALSTIVIFRKDIIELLSGLFQFKNNEQFQYSLKIVISMIPAAVVGVLFEEEIEQLFGGQILLVGLMLLVTGTLLFLTDKAKNTLKNVSLPNALVIGIAQAIAILPGISRSGATISTSVLLGVDRQKAARFSFLMVVPLILGKMVKDIASGDLMESQTKTSLLIVGFIAAFIAGLLACQWMIGLVRKSQLKYFSFYCYIVGLAAIIYTLV
- a CDS encoding DUF3098 domain-containing protein, producing the protein MTEKKNNFAFGKENYKWMLIGLGVLLLGFIVMSLDSTQHGQGFLGLTLGPIIIVAGFIIEFFAIFKKSK
- a CDS encoding cell division protein FtsX → MAKDSKKYKRKKKLGSYHYVSVVFSAALALFVIGLFGTLILQANKLTSVIKENIELQVYLNKDISSNQRTRIEREITSSDYILVTEGKPELTFISKEEAAQQFIEDTGEDFTEFLGKNPLRDALTIKVNETYQSNEQLQSVQDQIESISGVYEVTYVENLADSINENLTKLSVILIGIALILVVVVLLLINNAIKLALFSQRFLIRSMQLVGAKSSFIRTPFLKRSLLHGALAGLIASGLLYGLKQFANSEIKGLEELQQQELVFALYGLLIVLGAVIAYFSTLKAMNKYLKMSLDELY
- the pdeM gene encoding ligase-associated DNA damage response endonuclease PdeM: MIKHKLRQQTLYLLPEKALFWEEKKLLIIADLHLGKAGHFRKSGIPVSDLVHSKDILTLDKLIENHKPQEVILLGDLFHSNHNQGWEIFKRWLKSKAPLNFKLILGNHDVLEFSNYRIDNLEVLESLDIHPFNFTHIPEDHALYNIAGHIHPAVRLRGKARQSVRIPCYYFGEQNGILPAFGNFTGTAKINIEKTDCVFGIAESKVIKIN
- a CDS encoding DUF2147 domain-containing protein, yielding MKFQLLIFLFSSIISTNNFQNPGDDVLGIWETDDGKAKIEIYKASGKYSGKIVWLKEPKNEKGEIKLDKENPDKELRSRPIMGINLVRDFTFDGDDRWEGGKIYDPENGKTYSCYMKLRKGKLQVRGYIGLTMFGRTVTWTRSSL